A genomic region of Mesobacillus jeotgali contains the following coding sequences:
- a CDS encoding formate/nitrite transporter family protein — MSEQPMEVAIATALKKKKYLRESKAKYLLRAALAGVYIGFGIMVSYRLGEYFYDSHSAATPIASSIFFGLALVLILYGGGELFTSNTMMMTISSLKKATTWKDTVENWIACYSGNLLGAVFFGILVMMSGIFISPEKSQYMMETVSMKMNTPAYQLFFRAILCNWLVCLAVWVPFNVKGDGAKIGVMMLLVFAFVVSGFEHSVANMVLFSIALFVPHPETVSIAGSIFNLVPVTFGNIIGGGFFVGTLYVYLNAKGGVGEKNKTTAQSVYGQNALKRM; from the coding sequence ATGAGTGAACAGCCAATGGAAGTAGCTATCGCCACAGCTTTAAAAAAGAAGAAGTATCTCAGGGAGTCAAAAGCAAAGTACCTGTTGCGGGCAGCACTTGCTGGTGTCTATATCGGCTTTGGCATTATGGTCTCATACCGGCTGGGAGAATATTTCTATGATTCTCATTCAGCTGCGACACCTATCGCTAGCTCGATCTTTTTCGGCTTGGCTCTTGTCCTGATTTTGTACGGTGGAGGAGAATTATTTACAAGTAACACAATGATGATGACAATCAGTTCATTAAAAAAAGCAACCACGTGGAAGGATACCGTTGAAAATTGGATTGCCTGTTATTCCGGAAATTTGTTGGGAGCAGTATTCTTTGGAATACTTGTTATGATGTCGGGCATTTTTATATCACCTGAAAAATCGCAATATATGATGGAAACTGTGAGCATGAAGATGAACACACCCGCATATCAATTGTTCTTTCGTGCAATCCTGTGCAATTGGCTTGTGTGCCTTGCTGTATGGGTTCCTTTTAATGTTAAAGGAGATGGAGCAAAAATAGGAGTCATGATGCTTTTGGTTTTTGCTTTTGTAGTATCAGGATTTGAGCATAGTGTTGCTAACATGGTTCTCTTTTCGATTGCACTCTTTGTTCCCCATCCTGAAACGGTCAGCATTGCCGGGAGTATATTCAATCTAGTGCCTGTTACATTCGGAAATATAATAGGCGGAGGCTTTTTTGTTGGCACTCTATATGTCTACCTGAATGCCAAAGGGGGAGTGGGCGAAAAGAACAAAACGACAGCCCAATCGGTGTATGGACAAAATGCACTTAAGCGAATGTAA
- a CDS encoding class I SAM-dependent methyltransferase, with the protein MTRLLQLEIEPALNPNETRLQPSYRMDLRNFTEKEYNRFVRLNTVNDWSQLSWKDVGRPYEVTSFAQEKKDWEEVNQQSLPANISWQMFNKSFHEWFVKDVPAEMDKSKQNFMKSLTNFKLTETKSALGELIRIHLWNYAHRVEDGIWDPRGKRALFEGLDLIKPRILFLGAAEGYEAMQLSAMYPGGDIVFVDYDPFCKDTRFGEFPDTYPFLGSNPSTGGNKVYHKSDFKTEYIVEDIRKLPFGREFDIVLSVGLLEHFPDSLKSEVVAWHKKFLKTGGYIIMTTPRAQLKSKLYYEIMADVMNHTYRELMTVEQMGLYLYENGLDILRHGFIKVHNGIIARPR; encoded by the coding sequence GTGACCAGATTGCTTCAATTAGAAATTGAGCCGGCCTTGAATCCAAATGAAACCCGATTGCAACCTTCCTACAGAATGGACCTTAGGAATTTCACAGAAAAGGAATACAATAGGTTTGTAAGATTGAATACCGTGAATGATTGGAGCCAGCTTAGCTGGAAGGATGTAGGAAGACCATACGAGGTAACATCCTTCGCACAGGAAAAGAAGGATTGGGAAGAAGTAAATCAACAAAGTCTTCCGGCGAACATCTCCTGGCAGATGTTCAACAAGTCGTTCCACGAGTGGTTCGTTAAGGATGTTCCTGCTGAAATGGACAAGTCGAAACAAAATTTCATGAAAAGTCTTACGAATTTCAAGCTTACAGAAACAAAATCAGCACTAGGTGAGTTGATCAGAATACATCTGTGGAACTACGCTCACCGGGTCGAGGACGGCATTTGGGATCCAAGGGGCAAACGTGCTTTGTTTGAAGGACTTGATTTAATCAAGCCACGAATCCTTTTCCTCGGAGCAGCAGAAGGATATGAAGCAATGCAGTTAAGTGCAATGTATCCAGGCGGTGACATTGTCTTTGTGGATTATGATCCTTTCTGCAAGGATACAAGGTTTGGCGAATTCCCTGACACTTATCCATTTCTGGGAAGCAATCCATCAACAGGAGGCAATAAAGTTTACCATAAAAGTGATTTTAAGACTGAGTATATTGTTGAGGATATTCGCAAGCTCCCTTTTGGCCGAGAATTTGATATCGTCCTTAGCGTCGGATTACTCGAGCACTTCCCTGATTCTTTAAAAAGCGAAGTCGTGGCTTGGCACAAGAAGTTCCTAAAAACGGGTGGATATATCATTATGACAACACCCCGGGCTCAATTAAAATCCAAGCTGTATTATGAAATCATGGCTGATGTCATGAACCATACATACAGGGAGCTGATGACCGTCGAGCAGATGGGACTTTATTTATATGAGAACGGTCTAGACATTTTAAGGCACGGCTTTATTAAAGTCCATAACGGCATCATTGCACGTCCTCGATAA
- a CDS encoding transcriptional regulator SplA domain-containing protein has product MDLIDPNNLKFGDEVFVIYRNPHVPSVSNIKAGEIVPHPKDPNQFALFLNETLHVIEDDDALFATQDAAEKAYFEAMDPYNTQ; this is encoded by the coding sequence TTGGATTTAATCGATCCGAATAATTTGAAATTTGGTGATGAAGTGTTCGTGATTTATCGGAACCCTCATGTACCTTCAGTTTCAAACATAAAAGCTGGTGAAATTGTTCCGCATCCAAAAGATCCTAATCAGTTCGCCCTATTCCTGAACGAAACCTTACATGTAATTGAAGACGATGATGCTCTTTTTGCCACACAAGATGCTGCCGAAAAAGCTTATTTTGAAGCAATGGATCCATATAACACACAGTAA
- a CDS encoding YozQ family protein encodes MKENKSKNLELAGRMYDTSDYQRNDELSNGLAMTHEQASDSYVEGQVGGKLERSLGAEDELNNRGYQ; translated from the coding sequence ATGAAAGAGAATAAAAGCAAAAATCTTGAGCTCGCAGGGCGTATGTACGATACATCCGATTATCAAAGAAATGACGAACTTTCAAATGGGCTTGCAATGACCCATGAACAAGCCAGCGACAGTTATGTAGAAGGGCAGGTCGGTGGAAAGCTTGAGCGCTCATTGGGAGCCGAAGATGAATTGAATAACAGAGGTTATCAGTAA
- a CDS encoding MFS transporter, whose protein sequence is MDKHVKRNIFTLQGFYLFVFFGIGSLFPLLSVYLSEVENLNGYQIGIILSIGPVIMIFFQPFWGMLADMKSSHNVLLTLTTLITGIAALGYIFFEGFSPFIIVATVLAIFQSAIIPLSDSISLKYTSKAGVNYGNVRLFGSLGFGLAVFFMGRLSEWNPQVIFYAFFLTLIVSAIFSMKMPRESSGRPSGLFAGMKDLMKMKKFLIFLGVTFMVFGPNLANNFYFSLFVEDRGGTYTGIGIAFLIAVLSEIPFMRVAGSWIRKLGLLQVAFIAALVSLIRWIFYFTEPALSLVYASAVIQGFSLGLFIPAGLQYIRDITPLHITATAVTIYSAVGNGLGNWFFTFFGGIIFEEFNIYGVYIFFAALTLIGVLLTVWLLQNDKKTLLLKNLS, encoded by the coding sequence ATGGACAAGCACGTTAAGCGGAACATCTTTACTTTGCAAGGTTTTTATCTTTTTGTTTTTTTTGGCATAGGGAGTTTATTTCCTTTATTAAGTGTCTACTTAAGCGAAGTTGAAAATTTAAATGGGTATCAAATTGGCATTATCCTGTCCATTGGTCCAGTGATCATGATCTTTTTCCAGCCGTTTTGGGGAATGTTGGCAGACATGAAAAGTTCCCATAATGTGCTGCTAACTTTAACAACGTTGATAACAGGGATTGCCGCTTTGGGTTATATATTTTTCGAGGGCTTTTCTCCTTTCATAATTGTAGCGACGGTTCTCGCTATTTTTCAAAGTGCGATCATACCTTTATCAGATAGTATCTCCTTGAAATATACAAGCAAGGCCGGAGTCAATTATGGAAATGTTCGATTATTTGGATCCCTTGGTTTTGGACTGGCGGTTTTTTTTATGGGCAGATTATCCGAGTGGAATCCGCAAGTGATATTCTACGCGTTTTTCCTGACATTAATTGTTTCCGCAATATTTTCGATGAAAATGCCTAGAGAATCTTCAGGACGGCCAAGCGGCCTTTTCGCAGGAATGAAGGACCTAATGAAGATGAAGAAGTTTCTTATTTTCCTTGGGGTCACATTCATGGTTTTTGGTCCTAATCTGGCCAATAACTTCTACTTTAGTCTGTTTGTGGAGGACCGAGGCGGCACTTATACAGGAATTGGTATTGCGTTCCTTATTGCTGTGTTATCAGAAATTCCATTCATGAGGGTTGCCGGAAGCTGGATCCGTAAATTAGGGTTGCTCCAGGTCGCTTTTATTGCCGCGCTTGTATCATTAATTAGATGGATTTTTTATTTTACAGAGCCTGCTTTATCTCTTGTATATGCATCAGCTGTCATTCAGGGTTTTTCACTTGGACTGTTCATTCCAGCAGGGTTGCAGTATATTAGGGATATCACGCCACTGCATATTACGGCTACGGCAGTAACGATCTATTCCGCAGTTGGCAACGGATTAGGCAATTGGTTTTTTACGTTCTTCGGCGGGATCATATTTGAAGAATTCAACATTTATGGGGTGTATATATTTTTTGCTGCATTGACATTAATTGGAGTGTTGCTCACAGTCTGGCTGTTGCAGAACGATAAAAAAACGTTATTATTGAAAAATTTAAGCTAG
- a CDS encoding XapX domain-containing protein, with product MKEIILSLVAGLIVGILFKFLKLPLPAPPVLAGVLGIVGVYLGGVVGEWILNSFKG from the coding sequence ATGAAAGAAATAATCTTAAGCTTAGTTGCTGGTTTAATCGTTGGAATCCTTTTTAAATTCCTGAAGCTTCCTCTTCCTGCACCTCCTGTACTAGCGGGTGTCCTTGGAATTGTGGGGGTTTATTTAGGCGGAGTTGTCGGGGAATGGATCTTGAATTCCTTTAAAGGATGA
- a CDS encoding 3D domain-containing protein — protein MKKSLLSLVAAAAISGAAGTQAQAEEIVVHKGDTLWGISKEYGVTVDSLKKWNNLSSDVIHPNDLLDVSPIKYAQVRKGDTLWNIAKAYGVTVNDLKEWNKLSSDLIHPGMKLAVYTNMPTDMKVEKKSAKPAATPVATPAAAPASQATAKPAATKPAAATNQITVEATAYTANCTGCSGITKTGVDLKANPNAKVIAVDPTVIPLGSKVYVEGYGYATAEDIGGAIKGNRIDVFIPTQSAALQWGRKQVKVTILD, from the coding sequence ATGAAAAAGTCATTATTATCTTTGGTTGCAGCAGCGGCAATTTCTGGAGCTGCAGGTACACAAGCACAGGCAGAGGAAATCGTCGTACATAAAGGTGATACACTTTGGGGTATTTCTAAGGAATACGGCGTTACAGTAGATTCATTAAAAAAATGGAATAACTTATCGAGTGATGTAATTCATCCTAACGATTTACTAGATGTATCTCCTATTAAATATGCACAAGTCAGAAAAGGTGATACGCTTTGGAATATTGCAAAAGCTTATGGTGTTACAGTAAACGATTTAAAAGAATGGAATAAATTATCGTCTGATCTTATTCATCCAGGAATGAAATTGGCCGTATATACAAACATGCCAACTGATATGAAGGTCGAGAAAAAGTCTGCTAAGCCGGCTGCTACTCCGGTTGCAACGCCCGCAGCAGCTCCTGCAAGTCAGGCAACAGCTAAGCCAGCTGCAACAAAGCCTGCAGCAGCGACAAACCAGATTACCGTTGAAGCGACAGCTTATACAGCAAATTGTACAGGATGCTCAGGAATCACTAAGACTGGTGTGGACCTGAAAGCCAACCCGAATGCAAAAGTAATTGCTGTTGATCCAACTGTTATTCCTCTTGGATCTAAAGTATATGTTGAAGGCTATGGCTATGCCACTGCTGAAGATATTGGCGGAGCCATCAAAGGAAACCGAATCGATGTCTTTATCCCTACTCAAAGCGCTGCTCTTCAGTGGGGTAGAAAGCAAGTGAAAGTTACAATTCTGGATTAA
- the fdhF gene encoding formate dehydrogenase subunit alpha, which produces MSSISQVKTVCGYCGTGCGLILDVEDNKIVKIRGDKEAPVNKGQTCVKGAFAYQYVHAPKRLNTPMIRKAGKLVKATWEEAYDFIASRLSDLKDEFGPESLSMFACARTTNESNYITQKFMRTAIGSNNIDGCNRTUHAPSVAGLATVFGSGFPTNTLEDIDEAEVLLLMGSNTTEAHPIIGNRIKKAAKGGLKIIVIDPRRIDMVKSAHKHLQINVGTDIALINAIIRIIITEKLYDESFIGRHTEDFDVLLSKVERYTPEYSAEITGLAAEDIIEVARLYATADTAMIAYTLGITEHHCGVNNVFDIANLALLSGHIGKRGSGIMPLRGQNNVQGAGDMGCLPNQITGAVSLLDDEYRDRFEKKWNIEISKKVGDTQTRTFDKIETGEIKALYCIGENPLVADVHMNHTRNLLEKLDFLIVQDIFMTETAEMADVVLPAKSWGEVDGTYTNTDRRIQRVRTAVSAQPGVKEDWEILCELSTKMGYPMGYSSSEEIWNEVRELAWEMYGGISYARLDKEYGIHYPCPDETHPGTKVLHERFHAEKENEKRSSFVPVDFTPPLEQPDEQYPFTLTTGRRYESYNTHTQTRHYAPGVKIKQTEETLDIHPEDALRLQINDGDLVRVSSRRGTLDVKAKITEQVVPGLVFMSFHWSEVPTNVLTLNEYDPISGTAEFKACAVKIETIA; this is translated from the coding sequence ATGTCATCGATTAGCCAGGTTAAGACGGTCTGTGGTTATTGTGGTACAGGCTGCGGTTTGATATTGGATGTAGAAGATAATAAGATTGTTAAAATCAGGGGAGATAAAGAAGCACCTGTAAATAAAGGACAGACATGTGTAAAAGGTGCATTTGCCTATCAATATGTGCATGCTCCGAAACGATTGAATACACCCATGATCAGAAAAGCAGGAAAGCTTGTAAAGGCTACATGGGAAGAAGCGTATGATTTCATCGCAAGCCGGCTGTCTGATTTAAAGGATGAGTTTGGTCCAGAATCGCTTTCGATGTTCGCATGTGCCCGCACAACCAATGAATCGAACTATATTACCCAGAAGTTTATGAGGACTGCTATCGGGAGCAACAATATTGATGGCTGTAACCGAACCTGACATGCTCCTAGTGTCGCCGGTCTGGCGACTGTTTTTGGAAGCGGTTTCCCAACAAATACTTTAGAAGATATTGATGAGGCAGAGGTACTTTTATTAATGGGATCCAATACAACGGAAGCCCATCCGATCATAGGAAATAGAATTAAAAAAGCTGCAAAAGGCGGTCTTAAAATAATTGTCATTGACCCAAGAAGAATTGATATGGTCAAGTCAGCTCATAAACATCTGCAAATTAACGTCGGTACAGATATTGCGCTGATCAACGCAATTATAAGGATTATCATTACTGAAAAACTGTACGATGAAAGTTTCATTGGCAGACACACTGAGGATTTTGATGTGTTGCTGTCGAAGGTTGAACGTTACACACCGGAATATTCAGCTGAAATTACAGGCTTGGCAGCAGAAGATATCATAGAGGTTGCCCGCTTGTATGCAACTGCTGACACGGCTATGATCGCCTACACACTAGGTATTACAGAACATCATTGTGGAGTGAACAATGTATTCGATATCGCCAACCTTGCATTGCTAAGTGGACATATCGGGAAGCGAGGATCCGGTATCATGCCTTTAAGAGGACAGAATAACGTTCAGGGCGCCGGAGATATGGGCTGTTTACCGAACCAGATTACCGGTGCTGTAAGCTTATTAGACGATGAGTATCGGGACCGCTTCGAGAAAAAATGGAATATAGAAATCAGCAAAAAAGTCGGTGACACCCAGACGAGGACCTTCGATAAAATCGAGACAGGTGAAATCAAAGCATTATATTGCATAGGGGAGAATCCGCTAGTTGCAGATGTTCATATGAATCACACTAGAAACTTATTAGAAAAACTCGATTTCCTTATTGTTCAAGATATTTTTATGACAGAAACAGCTGAGATGGCTGATGTCGTTCTGCCAGCCAAGTCATGGGGAGAAGTTGACGGGACATACACGAATACAGACAGGAGAATACAGCGTGTACGCACAGCGGTCAGTGCACAGCCTGGAGTAAAAGAAGATTGGGAGATATTATGTGAACTCTCCACGAAGATGGGCTATCCAATGGGATATAGTTCTAGCGAAGAGATTTGGAATGAAGTGAGAGAACTTGCCTGGGAGATGTATGGCGGCATATCATATGCACGTCTTGATAAAGAGTACGGAATACACTATCCATGCCCGGATGAAACTCATCCAGGCACGAAAGTACTTCATGAAAGATTCCATGCTGAAAAAGAAAATGAAAAGCGCTCCAGTTTCGTTCCAGTTGACTTCACACCACCATTGGAACAGCCTGATGAACAATATCCTTTTACATTGACGACCGGAAGAAGGTATGAGTCCTATAATACTCATACACAGACCCGGCACTATGCACCAGGGGTGAAAATTAAACAAACTGAGGAAACCTTGGATATTCATCCCGAAGATGCACTCCGCCTTCAAATTAATGACGGCGACCTTGTAAGGGTAAGTTCACGGCGAGGAACTCTTGATGTAAAGGCGAAAATAACAGAACAGGTAGTTCCAGGCCTTGTTTTCATGAGTTTTCACTGGTCCGAAGTTCCAACCAACGTTCTTACTCTTAATGAATATGACCCTATATCTGGCACAGCAGAATTTAAAGCATGTGCAGTTAAAATTGAAACAATCGCATAA
- a CDS encoding PAS domain S-box protein, with product MDNAELSFNPILLLVAILLTVMSSYTALDLFSLIKSSDRNKRFLFLGGTFSLGIGIWVMNFFGMLAMNLNGNVSYRIPITVLSIILVISFTAMAFYALTGKSVNKSNILAGSLFMMLAVLVVHILGMYSMRLDFSYQPPILLIALALVFGSFYFSFWMLFFSKSFTQGDHGWIKPLSALFVTAAIVEGHFLLTRASSIKMSNGLVEQTGIPESLISYLIVFISVLILAGLIGSSALISKRLAVSDTNLKDITDALNASAIVAITDPKGNITYVNEKFIEISGYSEAELLGQNHSILNSGIHTKEFFKDMWKTIGSGEVWKGEIRNKKKDGSYYWVDTTIVPFLNSKGRPYQYVSIRSDITQRKQAEASLKETLKEVSDINFALDQSSIVAFTDEKGIIKNVNDKFCEISKYKREELIGNDHSLLNSGLHSKEFFKNLWKTIGSGQVWKGDIRNRAKDGSFYWVDTTIVPFLNEYGKPYQYLAIRNDITEKKKSEEMLHRQDKLAAVGQLAAGVAHEIRNPLTSMKGYAEFLQLDETDPQRQEFIEIILDEIDRVNNIVEEFMVLAKPKAVELEEQNIIPIVQNVVSMLKFEARKRNVKLDFDATEEIIQIECDENRLKQVFLNFIKNGIEAMPDGGDLTVRTEIQDDNVIISIKDTGVGIPPETLKKIGEPFYTTKKNGNGLGLMVSFKIIESHNGKVYIESEQNKGTTFKIMLPAKTA from the coding sequence ATGGATAATGCGGAATTATCCTTCAATCCAATATTACTGCTAGTAGCCATTTTATTGACAGTCATGTCATCATATACAGCACTCGATTTATTCAGTCTAATAAAATCATCAGATCGAAATAAACGATTCCTGTTTTTAGGTGGGACATTTTCACTTGGAATAGGAATATGGGTTATGAATTTCTTTGGAATGCTTGCAATGAACCTAAATGGTAATGTGTCCTACAGAATTCCAATAACAGTATTATCGATTATTTTGGTTATTTCATTTACAGCAATGGCGTTCTATGCGTTGACAGGCAAGTCGGTAAATAAAAGCAATATACTTGCCGGTAGTTTGTTCATGATGCTTGCAGTCCTGGTGGTCCATATCCTGGGAATGTACTCGATGAGGTTGGATTTCAGTTATCAGCCACCTATTTTACTCATTGCACTTGCACTCGTTTTCGGATCATTTTACTTTTCCTTCTGGATGCTTTTCTTTTCAAAAAGTTTTACTCAAGGAGATCATGGCTGGATTAAGCCGCTAAGTGCTCTATTCGTGACGGCTGCAATTGTAGAAGGTCATTTTCTTTTAACAAGAGCATCTTCAATCAAAATGAGCAACGGTCTTGTCGAGCAGACAGGGATTCCAGAGTCGTTGATCAGTTATCTTATTGTTTTTATCTCGGTTCTCATCCTTGCTGGCTTGATCGGTTCAAGTGCGTTAATCAGCAAAAGGCTTGCAGTTTCAGATACCAACTTGAAGGATATTACAGATGCACTTAATGCTTCAGCAATTGTAGCGATTACGGATCCTAAAGGTAATATCACATATGTTAATGAAAAATTCATTGAGATTTCTGGGTACAGTGAAGCTGAGCTTTTGGGACAAAACCACTCGATATTGAATTCTGGAATTCATACTAAGGAATTTTTTAAAGATATGTGGAAAACGATTGGTTCTGGAGAGGTCTGGAAGGGAGAGATCCGGAATAAGAAGAAAGATGGTTCTTATTATTGGGTTGATACCACGATTGTCCCATTTCTGAATAGTAAAGGGAGGCCGTATCAATACGTCTCGATTCGTTCTGATATAACTCAACGAAAGCAGGCGGAAGCGAGCCTAAAGGAAACACTGAAAGAGGTCAGTGATATTAATTTTGCCCTCGATCAATCTTCTATCGTGGCTTTTACTGACGAGAAGGGGATTATCAAGAATGTAAATGATAAATTCTGTGAAATCTCTAAATACAAAAGGGAAGAATTGATTGGCAATGACCACAGTTTATTGAATTCCGGATTACATTCGAAGGAATTCTTTAAAAATCTGTGGAAGACAATTGGGTCCGGACAGGTTTGGAAAGGGGATATCCGAAACAGGGCGAAGGATGGTTCCTTTTATTGGGTGGATACCACGATTGTTCCTTTCCTGAATGAATATGGGAAGCCATATCAGTATCTAGCAATTCGTAATGATATCACAGAGAAGAAGAAATCAGAGGAAATGCTGCACCGCCAGGATAAGCTTGCTGCTGTTGGCCAGCTTGCTGCTGGGGTTGCCCACGAAATCAGAAATCCGCTGACATCAATGAAAGGATATGCAGAATTCCTTCAGCTTGACGAAACAGATCCACAGCGCCAGGAGTTTATTGAAATCATTCTTGATGAAATTGACAGAGTCAATAATATTGTTGAAGAGTTCATGGTACTTGCAAAACCAAAAGCTGTGGAGCTTGAGGAACAGAATATCATCCCGATTGTCCAAAATGTAGTGTCCATGTTGAAATTTGAAGCAAGGAAAAGGAATGTCAAACTAGATTTTGATGCTACAGAGGAAATCATCCAGATTGAATGTGATGAGAACCGACTGAAGCAAGTATTCTTGAATTTTATAAAAAATGGAATTGAAGCAATGCCTGATGGTGGAGATTTAACAGTGAGAACAGAAATTCAGGATGACAATGTCATCATCTCCATAAAGGATACAGGCGTAGGAATTCCTCCAGAAACGCTGAAGAAAATTGGCGAGCCTTTCTATACAACAAAGAAAAATGGAAATGGACTAGGCCTGATGGTCAGCTTCAAGATTATTGAAAGCCATAATGGTAAGGTATATATCGAAAGTGAGCAGAACAAGGGTACAACTTTCAAAATTATGCTCCCGGCAAAAACTGCATAG
- a CDS encoding TraR/DksA C4-type zinc finger protein has translation MLTQGQLSAFKAELLKNKQDLESHLDENDHFDLRSGHAHESTGELSSYDNHPGDEGTELYEREKDIALNDHVEYQIQSIDKAIQAIEKGTYGKCETCGREIPYERLQAVPETTYCIEHTPDRTVSHNRPIEEGVLMPPFGKFDLDNKDENVAYDAEDAWQEVSSWGTSETPSDFMTPQDHYNDTYIESEENIGYVEDFENFVGNDISGKEITVYPNKQHEKYENELDEEGIMTSFGDLPAYEHHPYVEDDK, from the coding sequence ATGCTAACACAAGGGCAACTGTCGGCATTCAAGGCAGAGCTTCTCAAAAACAAACAAGATCTTGAGTCCCACCTTGACGAAAATGACCATTTTGACCTGAGAAGTGGACATGCTCATGAGTCAACTGGTGAGCTTTCGAGTTATGATAACCATCCAGGGGATGAAGGAACTGAATTATATGAACGGGAGAAAGATATTGCACTGAACGATCATGTAGAATATCAAATCCAGAGTATAGATAAAGCCATTCAGGCCATTGAAAAAGGAACATATGGAAAATGTGAAACTTGTGGGCGAGAGATTCCATATGAGCGGCTTCAAGCAGTACCCGAAACGACGTATTGTATTGAACATACACCTGATCGCACCGTTTCTCATAACCGGCCAATAGAAGAAGGTGTGCTAATGCCCCCTTTTGGGAAATTTGATTTGGATAACAAGGATGAAAATGTTGCTTATGATGCAGAAGATGCCTGGCAAGAGGTATCCAGCTGGGGTACATCCGAAACTCCATCTGATTTTATGACGCCTCAGGATCACTATAATGACACTTATATCGAGTCAGAAGAAAATATAGGCTATGTTGAGGATTTTGAGAACTTTGTTGGCAACGATATTTCCGGCAAAGAAATAACCGTCTATCCAAATAAGCAGCATGAGAAATACGAAAATGAGCTGGATGAAGAGGGGATTATGACCTCCTTTGGTGACCTTCCAGCATATGAACATCATCCGTATGTAGAGGACGATAAGTAG
- a CDS encoding YihY/virulence factor BrkB family protein gives MKEKIKYYGKSLLGELKKDRATGLAAQQAYYYMLALFPLLILLIAIVPYLNIDPQKAIDVLNKLLPSQSADLLKDNVVKLVSERNGGLLTFGIIGTIWSASSGMNAFIKAMNIAFDVKETRSFIKARLVSIMLTFGLILAFVVALLLPVFGRVILDTVQSIIQIPEPFDIVFNIVRWVVAIVVMAAVLAGLYRVAPNKHYPFKHVIPGAIFATVVWQLISLGFSFYVSNFGNYSATYGSIGGVIVLMLWLFLTGLALVLGGEINAIYHREKTGEEPVEEHAASVNS, from the coding sequence TTGAAAGAGAAAATTAAGTACTATGGCAAAAGCCTGCTGGGAGAGTTGAAAAAAGACCGGGCAACAGGCCTGGCTGCTCAACAGGCGTATTATTATATGCTGGCATTGTTTCCATTGTTGATTTTGCTAATAGCAATTGTTCCTTACTTAAATATCGATCCCCAGAAAGCAATTGATGTTTTGAATAAACTATTGCCATCGCAATCGGCTGATTTATTAAAAGATAATGTTGTCAAACTTGTAAGCGAACGAAATGGAGGACTTCTTACTTTTGGTATCATCGGTACGATTTGGTCAGCATCAAGTGGGATGAATGCTTTTATAAAAGCAATGAATATTGCATTTGATGTAAAGGAAACGAGATCATTCATTAAGGCAAGACTCGTATCAATAATGCTGACATTTGGACTGATTTTGGCATTTGTAGTTGCGCTCCTATTGCCTGTATTCGGAAGAGTCATATTGGATACAGTGCAATCAATCATCCAAATTCCAGAACCATTTGATATTGTGTTCAACATTGTAAGATGGGTAGTTGCGATTGTCGTTATGGCAGCGGTATTGGCAGGTTTATATCGAGTAGCTCCAAATAAACATTATCCATTTAAGCATGTAATACCAGGAGCGATTTTTGCAACTGTTGTCTGGCAGCTGATTTCCCTTGGATTTTCTTTTTACGTCAGTAACTTTGGAAATTATTCAGCCACATATGGCAGCATCGGTGGTGTTATCGTATTGATGCTCTGGCTGTTCCTGACCGGACTTGCCCTTGTTCTTGGAGGAGAAATCAATGCGATTTACCAT
- the yhfH gene encoding protein YhfH produces the protein MMMSPVEFFRNLPKKVCPECGEGMHEQAESYLMECDRCLSKKEE, from the coding sequence ATTATGATGAGTCCGGTTGAATTTTTTCGTAATCTACCAAAGAAGGTTTGCCCTGAGTGTGGTGAAGGAATGCATGAACAAGCTGAGTCATATTTAATGGAATGTGACCGTTGCTTATCTAAAAAAGAGGAATAA